In the Paralichthys olivaceus isolate ysfri-2021 chromosome 17, ASM2471397v2, whole genome shotgun sequence genome, one interval contains:
- the spata13 gene encoding spermatogenesis-associated protein 13 isoform X1, whose product MSWAEQKDRGLSTSEDPLPCVHNSKADPLIRSRPLSDIYPFQSQGDRSAVPYLLSGCGAQVQPVSAGPLTEENKLNSINSSAWSNPVIGQPEGKPYSSRIMRLFSNSRKGPVPAHSPSADSPTLVHSNDSNGGPQSWSGLPGLGVVGSFKKLRSSVLQGIQSRGATNLDEESSNQEMVNGTIVADTDPGLDNGTNNLKTAEGSSLSNGNITVHTLAMMSQCGSDIEDYDDEENDEGDGLTRNSRFSRSIRRAYGAGRISLFDMGRGRVAGSSTNEAADSQKQDQTCTVNVQSINHNTNVKVLNRMSKSAENLHIFKAPFRRKAPSLGPQSPQEEAQRTSMSNGTPNIQRTASASSVDLRGHAVNYIKSPVKTKAPMLKLVGSMTDLTVRRRRSPSPSPTSPMSSLSRLHDDYSRRVPCLQTNERQRRPSPVRARVMSVEHTPLVHHQPEDDINPQQHRALISPVSMDPPDSTETSPGSSAQCSLQAIATSGCEQVEDWDSSPLNPKERGEETEAKSLQVKVTSEVREAFLNTVEMSPTTSSSTPPISPTSLSESPVSPASPTDAATMTTETSSVKPRRRAGRSRPRPISDYGQLISRKHPIPEEVAEMHAEERTENVSPHKDCSDDDMCVNRESPENCGMNGDVQCRRHRPVSVIGAGDLFPPDAEEREDRLPSPLSRPPIPSHQVPPYRAVSARFRPSALSQSTPIGLDRVGRRKLHRVLSDGVSECSATLDDSVSEEEGSFDELTDVTPYLQPGVEISVLNEWISSGHTVYAEALWDHVTMEEQELAFKVGDVIHVLEASHKDWWWGRGIDREAWFPSSFVRVRVNQEDSSAESVESVADQEDPAPRDTHSSQHREQMRTNVVQEIMNTERIYIKHLKDICEGYIRQCRKHPEMFTELQLKTIFSNIEDIYRFQRQFLKDLEKNYNKDQPHLSEIGSCFLLQGEGFSIYSEYCNTHPAACAELQRLMKLGRYKHFFEACRLLQQMIDISIAGFLLTPVQKICKYPLQLGELLKYTPKDHSDFSGVSKAYDAMKNVASLINERKRRLESVDAIAHWQVAILHWEGPDVLERSSELIHPGELTRIVRQGKMQQRSFFLFDHQLVFCKKDVLRRDLLHYRGRLDMDQTEVLDMPDGRDPDLGLTLRNALRLRHASTLEFVCVLCCRKAQDKQRWLEAFAKERHRVKEDQEMGMEISEDQRKQAIVNARRAKQGKIKSIGYSGSVPPHHQNLHPLHQRHVTIPTSVPQQQVFSLAEPPKRKPYHLLYSITRNAFFRK is encoded by the exons ATGAGCTGG GCAGAACAAAAGGACAGAGGCTTGTCCACAAGCGAAGACCCTCTCCCGTGCGTCCACAACTCAAAAGCTGATCCGTTGATCCGAAGCCGACCCCTCAGTGACATCTACCCATTTCAGAGTCAAGGTGACAGGAGTGCAGTTCCATATCTGCTGTCTGGATGTGGTGCCCAGGTACAGCCGGTGAGCGCAGGTCCTCTCACTGAGGAGAACAAATTGAACAGCATCAACTCCTCAGCTTGGTCCAACCCTGTAATAGGTCAACCTGAAGGAAAGCCTTACTCCTCAAGAATCATGAGGCTTTTTTCTAACTCGAGGAAGGGCCCTGTCCCTGCTCACAGTCCATCCGCTGACAGCCCCACCTTAGTCCACAGCAACGACAGCAATGGTGGCCCCCAGTCCTGGTCCGGACTTCCAGGACTGGGTGTTGTAGGCTCCTTCAAAAAGCTCCGCTCCTCTGTGCTTCAGGGTATTCAGAGTAGAGGGGCAACAAACCTTGATGAAGAGTCATCAAATCAGGAAATGGTTAATGGCACAATTGTAGCCGACACTGACCCTGGTCTAGATAATggaacaaataatttaaaaacagcagagggGTCCAGTTTGTCGAATGGAAATATTACTGTGCATACGTTGGCTATGATGAGCCAGTGCGGCTCAGATATTGAGGACTATGATGATGAGGAAAACGATGAAGGAGATGGTCTCACCCGGAACTCACGTTTCTCCAGGAGTATCAGGAGAGCATACGGGGCAGGACGCATTTCTTTATTTGACATGGGGAGAGGAAGGGTTGCAGGAAGCAGCACAAACGAAGCTGCTGACAGTCAGAAACAAGATCAGACATGTACTGTCAATGTCCAAAGCATAAACCACAACACAAACGTGAAGGTGCTTAACAGAATGAGCAAAAGCGCTGAAAACCTTCACATATTTAAGGCACCTTTCAGACGCAAAGCCCCATCTCTAGGTCCTCAATCTCCTCAGGAAGAAGCGCAGAGGACTAGCATGTCAAATGGGACACCAAACATCCAGAGAACAGCCAGCGCCTCGTCAGTGGACCTGCGAGGCCACGCTGTGAATTACATAAAGAGCCCAGTGAAGACCAAGGCGCCAATGCTGAAGCTGGTTGGCAGCATGACCGACCTGACTGTCCGACGCAGGCGAAGCCCCTCCCCCAGCCCCACATCTCCCATGTCATCCCTGAGCCGTCTCCATGACGACTATTCCAGACGTGTGCCTTGCCTACAAACTAATGAACGTCAGCGCCGGCCTTCGCCTGTCAGAGCGCGGGTCATGTCTGTCGAACACACACCACTGGTTCATCACCAGCCTGAAGACGACATAAACCCACAGCAGCACCGGGCTCTCATCAGCCCAGTCTCTATGGATCCCCCAGATTCAACAGAGACTTCACCCGGCTCCTCTGCTCAGTGCTCACTGCAGGCTATAGCAACAAGTGGCTGTGAACAGGTGGAGGATTGGGATTCATCTCCACTCAATccaaaagagagaggagaggagactgaGGCCAAGTCACTACAAGTCAAG GTGACATCAGAAGTGCGAGAAGCATTTCTCAATACAGTTGAAATGTCTCCaacaaccagcagcagcacacctCCTATCTCTCCGACAAGCCTCTCGGAGTCACCTGTGTCCCCCGCATCGCCCACAGATGCAGCCACAATGACTACAGAGACATCCTCTGTCAAGCCCAGGCGAAGGGCCGGGCGTTCGCGACCTCGGCCCATTTCTGACTATGGGCAGCTTATTTCGAGGAAGCACCCTATTCCTGAGGAAGTGGCAGAGATGCATGCTGAGGAAAGGACAGAAAATGTATCACCGCATAAAGACTGCAGTGATGACGACATGTGTGTGAACAGAGAGAGCCCTGAGAACTGTGGCATGAATGGCGACGTTCAGTGCAGGAGGCATCGGCCTGTCTCGGTGATAGGAGCCGGGGATCTGTTCCCCCCTGATGCTGAGGAGAGGGAAGACCGCCTTCCTTCT CCCCTGTCACGTCCGCCCATCCCCTCCCACCAGGTGCCCCCCTACAGAGCCGTGTCTGCCAGGTTTCGCCCTTCAGCCCTTTCCCAGAGCACCCCCATCGGACTGGATCGTGTTGGACGGCGAAAGCTCCACAGAGTGCTCAGTG ATGGTGTGTCTGAGTGCTCGGCGACCCTTGATGACAGcgtgagtgaggaggagggcagcTTTGATGAGCTCACTGATGTCACGCCCTACCTCCAGCCAGGGGTGGAGATCTCTGTGCTCAACGAG TGGATAAGCTCAGGCCACACGGTGTATGCGGAGGCTCTCTGGGACCATGTGAccatggaggagcaggagctggcCTTCAAGGTTGGAGATGTTATCCACGTCCTGGAAGCCTCACACAAGGATTGGTGGTGGGGCAGAGGCATTGACAGGGAGGCCTGGTTCCCCTCCAGCTTTGTGAGA GTGCGAGTTAACCAGGAGGATTCGAGTGCGGAAAGTGTGGAGAGTGTAGCAGACCAGGAGGATCCGGCACCCAGGGACACGCACAGCTCTCAGCACAGGGAGCAGATGAGAACCAATGTGGTTCAGGAAATCATGAATACTGAACGCATCTACATCAAGCACCTGAAAGACATCTGTGAG GGTTACATCCGCCAGTGCCGTAAACACCCAGAAATgttcactgagctgcagctgaagacCATCTTCAGCAACATAGAAGACATTTACAGATTTCAGCGGCAGTTTCTTAAAGACCTGGAGAAGAACTACAACAAAGACCAACCACATCTCAGTGAAATAGGCTCCTGTTTTCTCTTGCAG GGGGAGGGTTTTTCTATCTACTCAGAGTACTGTAACACCCACCCAGCGGCCTGTGCTGAGCTGCAGCGCCTCATGAAGTTGGGTCgatataaacatttctttgaGGCCTGTCGGCTCCTCCAGCAGATGATCGACATCTCCATCGCTGGTTTCTTGCTCACACCTGTCCAAAAGATTTGCAAATACCCGCTGCAGCTGGGAGAACTGCTCAAGTACACGCCAAAGGACCACAG TGACTTCAGTGGAGTGAGCAAAGCTTATGACGCTATGAAGAATGTGGCCAGCTTgataaatgagagaaaaagacgACTGGAGAGTGTTGACGCCATCGCTCACTGGCAGGTCGCCATTCTGCACTGGGAG GGACCTGACGTGCTGGAGCGCAGTTCAGAGCTCATCCACCCCGGGGAGCTGACTCGTATCGTCAGACAAGGCAAAATGCAGCAGCGCAGCTTCTTCCTGTTTGACCACCAGTTGGTCTTCTGCAAAAAAGACGTCCTGCGCAGAGATCTGCTCCACTACCGCGGACGGCTGGATATGGACCAGACCGAGGTGTTGGACATGCCCGATGGGCGGGACCCGGACCTGGGCCTGACCCTACGGAACGCTCTGCGCCTGCGCCACGCCTCCActctggagtttgtgtgtgtgctgtgctgcAGGAAGGCCCAGGACAAGCAGAGGTGGCTGGAGGCTTTTGCCaaggagagacacagagtcaAGGAAGACCAAGAGATGG GAATGGAAATCAGTGAGGATCAAAGAAAACAGGCCATTGTTAATGCCAGAAGAGCCAAACAGGGAAAGatcaaat CTATTGGTTACTCTGGTTCTGTCCCACCCCACCACCAAAACCTTCACCCGCTTCACCAGCGTCACGTCACCATTCCAACCAGCGTGCCTCAGCAGCAGGTCTTCTCACTGGCCGAGCCCCCGAAACGAAAGCCTTATCACCTGTTGTACAGCATCACCCGCAATGCCTTTTTCAGGAAATGA
- the spata13 gene encoding spermatogenesis-associated protein 13 isoform X2: protein MVLAYCVPFRCICSGPDPDQENQEVTSEVREAFLNTVEMSPTTSSSTPPISPTSLSESPVSPASPTDAATMTTETSSVKPRRRAGRSRPRPISDYGQLISRKHPIPEEVAEMHAEERTENVSPHKDCSDDDMCVNRESPENCGMNGDVQCRRHRPVSVIGAGDLFPPDAEEREDRLPSPLSRPPIPSHQVPPYRAVSARFRPSALSQSTPIGLDRVGRRKLHRVLSDGVSECSATLDDSVSEEEGSFDELTDVTPYLQPGVEISVLNEWISSGHTVYAEALWDHVTMEEQELAFKVGDVIHVLEASHKDWWWGRGIDREAWFPSSFVRVRVNQEDSSAESVESVADQEDPAPRDTHSSQHREQMRTNVVQEIMNTERIYIKHLKDICEGYIRQCRKHPEMFTELQLKTIFSNIEDIYRFQRQFLKDLEKNYNKDQPHLSEIGSCFLLQGEGFSIYSEYCNTHPAACAELQRLMKLGRYKHFFEACRLLQQMIDISIAGFLLTPVQKICKYPLQLGELLKYTPKDHSDFSGVSKAYDAMKNVASLINERKRRLESVDAIAHWQVAILHWEGPDVLERSSELIHPGELTRIVRQGKMQQRSFFLFDHQLVFCKKDVLRRDLLHYRGRLDMDQTEVLDMPDGRDPDLGLTLRNALRLRHASTLEFVCVLCCRKAQDKQRWLEAFAKERHRVKEDQEMGMEISEDQRKQAIVNARRAKQGKIKSIGYSGSVPPHHQNLHPLHQRHVTIPTSVPQQQVFSLAEPPKRKPYHLLYSITRNAFFRK, encoded by the exons aTGGTGCTAGCCTACTGTGTGCCTTTCCGGTGTATATGCTCAGGACCAGACCCAGATCAAGAAAACCAAGAG GTGACATCAGAAGTGCGAGAAGCATTTCTCAATACAGTTGAAATGTCTCCaacaaccagcagcagcacacctCCTATCTCTCCGACAAGCCTCTCGGAGTCACCTGTGTCCCCCGCATCGCCCACAGATGCAGCCACAATGACTACAGAGACATCCTCTGTCAAGCCCAGGCGAAGGGCCGGGCGTTCGCGACCTCGGCCCATTTCTGACTATGGGCAGCTTATTTCGAGGAAGCACCCTATTCCTGAGGAAGTGGCAGAGATGCATGCTGAGGAAAGGACAGAAAATGTATCACCGCATAAAGACTGCAGTGATGACGACATGTGTGTGAACAGAGAGAGCCCTGAGAACTGTGGCATGAATGGCGACGTTCAGTGCAGGAGGCATCGGCCTGTCTCGGTGATAGGAGCCGGGGATCTGTTCCCCCCTGATGCTGAGGAGAGGGAAGACCGCCTTCCTTCT CCCCTGTCACGTCCGCCCATCCCCTCCCACCAGGTGCCCCCCTACAGAGCCGTGTCTGCCAGGTTTCGCCCTTCAGCCCTTTCCCAGAGCACCCCCATCGGACTGGATCGTGTTGGACGGCGAAAGCTCCACAGAGTGCTCAGTG ATGGTGTGTCTGAGTGCTCGGCGACCCTTGATGACAGcgtgagtgaggaggagggcagcTTTGATGAGCTCACTGATGTCACGCCCTACCTCCAGCCAGGGGTGGAGATCTCTGTGCTCAACGAG TGGATAAGCTCAGGCCACACGGTGTATGCGGAGGCTCTCTGGGACCATGTGAccatggaggagcaggagctggcCTTCAAGGTTGGAGATGTTATCCACGTCCTGGAAGCCTCACACAAGGATTGGTGGTGGGGCAGAGGCATTGACAGGGAGGCCTGGTTCCCCTCCAGCTTTGTGAGA GTGCGAGTTAACCAGGAGGATTCGAGTGCGGAAAGTGTGGAGAGTGTAGCAGACCAGGAGGATCCGGCACCCAGGGACACGCACAGCTCTCAGCACAGGGAGCAGATGAGAACCAATGTGGTTCAGGAAATCATGAATACTGAACGCATCTACATCAAGCACCTGAAAGACATCTGTGAG GGTTACATCCGCCAGTGCCGTAAACACCCAGAAATgttcactgagctgcagctgaagacCATCTTCAGCAACATAGAAGACATTTACAGATTTCAGCGGCAGTTTCTTAAAGACCTGGAGAAGAACTACAACAAAGACCAACCACATCTCAGTGAAATAGGCTCCTGTTTTCTCTTGCAG GGGGAGGGTTTTTCTATCTACTCAGAGTACTGTAACACCCACCCAGCGGCCTGTGCTGAGCTGCAGCGCCTCATGAAGTTGGGTCgatataaacatttctttgaGGCCTGTCGGCTCCTCCAGCAGATGATCGACATCTCCATCGCTGGTTTCTTGCTCACACCTGTCCAAAAGATTTGCAAATACCCGCTGCAGCTGGGAGAACTGCTCAAGTACACGCCAAAGGACCACAG TGACTTCAGTGGAGTGAGCAAAGCTTATGACGCTATGAAGAATGTGGCCAGCTTgataaatgagagaaaaagacgACTGGAGAGTGTTGACGCCATCGCTCACTGGCAGGTCGCCATTCTGCACTGGGAG GGACCTGACGTGCTGGAGCGCAGTTCAGAGCTCATCCACCCCGGGGAGCTGACTCGTATCGTCAGACAAGGCAAAATGCAGCAGCGCAGCTTCTTCCTGTTTGACCACCAGTTGGTCTTCTGCAAAAAAGACGTCCTGCGCAGAGATCTGCTCCACTACCGCGGACGGCTGGATATGGACCAGACCGAGGTGTTGGACATGCCCGATGGGCGGGACCCGGACCTGGGCCTGACCCTACGGAACGCTCTGCGCCTGCGCCACGCCTCCActctggagtttgtgtgtgtgctgtgctgcAGGAAGGCCCAGGACAAGCAGAGGTGGCTGGAGGCTTTTGCCaaggagagacacagagtcaAGGAAGACCAAGAGATGG GAATGGAAATCAGTGAGGATCAAAGAAAACAGGCCATTGTTAATGCCAGAAGAGCCAAACAGGGAAAGatcaaat CTATTGGTTACTCTGGTTCTGTCCCACCCCACCACCAAAACCTTCACCCGCTTCACCAGCGTCACGTCACCATTCCAACCAGCGTGCCTCAGCAGCAGGTCTTCTCACTGGCCGAGCCCCCGAAACGAAAGCCTTATCACCTGTTGTACAGCATCACCCGCAATGCCTTTTTCAGGAAATGA
- the spata13 gene encoding spermatogenesis-associated protein 13 isoform X3, which yields MEEQELAFKVGDVIHVLEASHKDWWWGRGIDREAWFPSSFVRVRVNQEDSSAESVESVADQEDPAPRDTHSSQHREQMRTNVVQEIMNTERIYIKHLKDICEGYIRQCRKHPEMFTELQLKTIFSNIEDIYRFQRQFLKDLEKNYNKDQPHLSEIGSCFLLQGEGFSIYSEYCNTHPAACAELQRLMKLGRYKHFFEACRLLQQMIDISIAGFLLTPVQKICKYPLQLGELLKYTPKDHSDFSGVSKAYDAMKNVASLINERKRRLESVDAIAHWQVAILHWEGPDVLERSSELIHPGELTRIVRQGKMQQRSFFLFDHQLVFCKKDVLRRDLLHYRGRLDMDQTEVLDMPDGRDPDLGLTLRNALRLRHASTLEFVCVLCCRKAQDKQRWLEAFAKERHRVKEDQEMGMEISEDQRKQAIVNARRAKQGKIKSIGYSGSVPPHHQNLHPLHQRHVTIPTSVPQQQVFSLAEPPKRKPYHLLYSITRNAFFRK from the exons atggaggagcaggagctggcCTTCAAGGTTGGAGATGTTATCCACGTCCTGGAAGCCTCACACAAGGATTGGTGGTGGGGCAGAGGCATTGACAGGGAGGCCTGGTTCCCCTCCAGCTTTGTGAGA GTGCGAGTTAACCAGGAGGATTCGAGTGCGGAAAGTGTGGAGAGTGTAGCAGACCAGGAGGATCCGGCACCCAGGGACACGCACAGCTCTCAGCACAGGGAGCAGATGAGAACCAATGTGGTTCAGGAAATCATGAATACTGAACGCATCTACATCAAGCACCTGAAAGACATCTGTGAG GGTTACATCCGCCAGTGCCGTAAACACCCAGAAATgttcactgagctgcagctgaagacCATCTTCAGCAACATAGAAGACATTTACAGATTTCAGCGGCAGTTTCTTAAAGACCTGGAGAAGAACTACAACAAAGACCAACCACATCTCAGTGAAATAGGCTCCTGTTTTCTCTTGCAG GGGGAGGGTTTTTCTATCTACTCAGAGTACTGTAACACCCACCCAGCGGCCTGTGCTGAGCTGCAGCGCCTCATGAAGTTGGGTCgatataaacatttctttgaGGCCTGTCGGCTCCTCCAGCAGATGATCGACATCTCCATCGCTGGTTTCTTGCTCACACCTGTCCAAAAGATTTGCAAATACCCGCTGCAGCTGGGAGAACTGCTCAAGTACACGCCAAAGGACCACAG TGACTTCAGTGGAGTGAGCAAAGCTTATGACGCTATGAAGAATGTGGCCAGCTTgataaatgagagaaaaagacgACTGGAGAGTGTTGACGCCATCGCTCACTGGCAGGTCGCCATTCTGCACTGGGAG GGACCTGACGTGCTGGAGCGCAGTTCAGAGCTCATCCACCCCGGGGAGCTGACTCGTATCGTCAGACAAGGCAAAATGCAGCAGCGCAGCTTCTTCCTGTTTGACCACCAGTTGGTCTTCTGCAAAAAAGACGTCCTGCGCAGAGATCTGCTCCACTACCGCGGACGGCTGGATATGGACCAGACCGAGGTGTTGGACATGCCCGATGGGCGGGACCCGGACCTGGGCCTGACCCTACGGAACGCTCTGCGCCTGCGCCACGCCTCCActctggagtttgtgtgtgtgctgtgctgcAGGAAGGCCCAGGACAAGCAGAGGTGGCTGGAGGCTTTTGCCaaggagagacacagagtcaAGGAAGACCAAGAGATGG GAATGGAAATCAGTGAGGATCAAAGAAAACAGGCCATTGTTAATGCCAGAAGAGCCAAACAGGGAAAGatcaaat CTATTGGTTACTCTGGTTCTGTCCCACCCCACCACCAAAACCTTCACCCGCTTCACCAGCGTCACGTCACCATTCCAACCAGCGTGCCTCAGCAGCAGGTCTTCTCACTGGCCGAGCCCCCGAAACGAAAGCCTTATCACCTGTTGTACAGCATCACCCGCAATGCCTTTTTCAGGAAATGA
- the c1qtnf9 gene encoding complement C1q and tumor necrosis factor-related protein 9A, translated as MLQVIFRVAPLLLLLVVWCAALEEAQTKGCICGYPGIPGDPGHNGIPGRDGRDGLSGEKGDKGEVGLTGPAGSNGPKGDKGELGAVGPAGLKGKRGDNGERGPPGKMGPQGVSGPIGLKGNKGELGLPGPKGPKGDLGAPGPEGQKGEIGLQGDRGFQGPLGPPGRPGPKGEIGVPGHKGSIGYRGERGSRGDKGDKGDKGEELVISKSAFSVGLTALTKLPAANAPIRFDKIIYNRQNHYDPQTGRFTCSAAGAYYFTYHITVFSRNVKVVLMKNGVKIIHTTDNYQSSEDQAAGGAVLHLEVGDKVWLQVAGGELFNGLFADEDDDTTFSGFLIFAS; from the exons ATGTTGCAGGTGATTTTTCGGGTTGCTCCTTTGCTCCTTCTGTTGGTGGTCTGGTGTGCTGCACTGGAAGAAGCCCAAACTAAAGGTTGCATTTGTGGATACCCTGGAATACCAGGGGACCCCGGGCACAACGGCATACCTGGCAGAGATGGGCGAGATGGATTAAGCGGTGAAAAGGGTGATAAAG GTGAAGTTGGTCTAACTGGTCCAGCAGGCAGTAATGGCCCCAAGGGAGACAAAGGGGAGCTTG GTGCTGTCGGCCCAGCAGGGCTCAAAGGAAAAAGGGGAGATAATGGAGAGCGGGGCCCTCCTGGGAAGATGGGGCCCCAAGGAGTCTCCGGACCCATAGGCCTGAAAGGGAATAAAGGAGAGCTTGGGCTGCCTGGACCTAAGGGGCCTAAAGGTGATTTGGGGGCTCCTGGACCAGAGGGTCAAAAGGGGGAAATTGGTCTTCAAGGTGACAGAGGCTTTCAGGGACCACTGGGACCCCCGGGCAGGCCAGGCCCAAAAGGGGAAATTGGTGTTCCAGGCCACAAAGGCAGCATCGGATATCGTGGGGAAAGGGGGTCTCGAGGAGATAAGGGTGATAAGGGCGACAAGGGAGAAGAACTTGTTATCTCTAAAAGTGCCTTCTCAGTGGGACTCACAGCACTAACTAAACTCCCAGCAGCCAATGCACCAATCCGGTTTGACAAGATCATTTACAACCGACAGAATCACTACGATCCACAAACAGGAAGATTCACGTGCTCCGCAGCAGGGGCCTACTATTTCACCTACCACATCACCGTCTTCTCCAGGAACGTGAAGGTGGTTCTCATGAAGAATGGGGTAAAGATCATCCACACCACGGACAACTACCAGAGCAGCGAGGACCaggcagcagggggcgctgtgctGCACCTGGAGGTGGGAGATAAAGTGTGGCTGCAGGTGGCTGGAGGAGAGTTATTCAACGGACTCTTTGCTGATGAAGACGATGACACTACTTTCTCTGGATTTCTAATCTTTGCATCTTGA
- the tagln3b gene encoding transgelin-3b — protein sequence MANRGPTYGLSREVQEKIDQKYDPDLEQRLVDWIVAQCGGNMEKPQTGKQNFQKWLMDGTILCRLINSLYPRGKEPIKKIAETQMAFKQMEKISQFLQAAEAYGVTTTDIFQTVDLWEGKDMAAVQRTLMALGSVAVTKDDGHYRGDREWFRRKAQAYRREFTEEQLRQGQSLIGLQMGSNRGASQAGMTGYGMHRQIM from the exons ATGGCGAACAGAGGGCCCACCTACGGCCTGAGCCGGGAGGTGCAGGAGAAGATCGACCAGAAGTACGACCCAGACCTGGAGCAGAGGTTGGTGGACTGGATTGTGGCTCAGTGTGGAGGAAACATGGAGAAACCACAGACGGGCAAACAGAACTTCCAGAAATGGCTGATGGACGGGACA ATCCTGTGTAGACTCATCAACAGCCTTTATCCAAGGGGTAAGGAACCCATCAAGAAGATTGCAGAGACTCAAATGGCCTTCAAACAGATGGAGAAGATCTCTCAGTTCTTGCAAGCAGCAGAAGCTTACGGAGTGACGACCACCGACATCTTTCAAACTGTGGACCTCTGGGAAG GGAAGGACATGGCAGCAGTGCAGAGGACCCTGATGGCTCTGGGGAGCGTGGCTGTCACTAAGGACGATGGTCATTACAGAGGTGATCGAGAATGGTTCCGCAG GAAAGCGCAGGCGTATCGACGAGAGTTCACTGAAGAGCAGCTGCGCCAAGGACAGAGTCTGATTGGCCTGCAGATGGGTAGCAACCGCGGAGCTTCCCAAGCTGGTATGACGGGCTACGGTATGCACCGTCAGATCATGTAG
- the abhd10b gene encoding abhydrolase domain containing 10, depalmitoylase b — protein MAAVALRCWRRGLSQISSHGGLAASSSKLLAGDRRHKSTVQFASRPELPKLAYRRVKGKSPGVVFLPGYGSSMNGHKAEALEEFCRSLGHSYLRFDYTGHGASEGVLAEGTIGTWKKDVLFVLDELAEGPQILVGSSIGGWLMLLAAIARPEKTAALVGISTAADHLVTLFNSLSLEARKEFEEKGEWTVPTKHSEEGFYKFNMDFLREAENHCVLQSPIPVTCPVRLIHGLKDEDVPWHISMQVAERVLSPDVDVILRRHGQHRMTEKDDIKLMVYTIDDLIDKLTTLV, from the exons ATGGCAGCGGTGGCGCTGAGGTGCTGGCGCAGAGGACTTTCACAGATTTCAAGTCATGGAGGACTCGCAGCTTCGTCTTCGAAGCTCCTGGCAG GAGACAGAAGACACAAGTCCACGGTGCAGTTCGCCTCCAGACCAGAGCTCCCGAAGCTGGCCTACAGGAGAGTGAAGGGGAAGAGCCCCGGTGTGGTCTTCCTCCCTGGGTATGGCTCCAGCATGAACGGACACAAAGCTGAGGCGCTGGAGGAGTTTTGTAGGTCACTGGGTCACTCGTACCTTAG GTTTGACTACACGGGACACGGGGCCTCAGAGGGGGTGCTAGCAGAAGGAACTATTGGTACCTGGAAAAAAGATGTGCTTTTTGTGTTGGATGAGTTAGCAGAGGGGCCACAG ATACTGGTGGGTTCCAGTATAGGTGGCTGGCTCATGCTGCTGGCAGCCATTGCAAGACCAGAGAAGACGGCCGCACTGGTGGGCATCTCCACCGCTGCAGATCATCTTGTCACATTGTTCAACTCTCTTTCTCTGGAG GCACGTAAGGAGTTTGAGGAGAAAGGGGAGTGGACAGTGCCCACCAAACACTCGGAGGAGGGTTTTTACAAGTTTAACATGGACTTTCTGCGTGAGGCAGAAAATCACTGTGTGCTCCAGAGTCCCATCCCCGTCACCTGTCCGGTACGACTCATTCACGGGCTAAAAGACGAGGACGTCCCCTGGCACATCTCCATGCAGGTGGCAGAACGCGTCCTCAGTCCTGATGTGGATGTCATCCTTAGGCGACATGGCCAGCACCGCATGACCGAGAAGGACGACATCAAGCTCATGGTCTACACTATAGACGATCTCATAGACAAGCTGACCACTCTGGTCTGA